In Camelus bactrianus isolate YW-2024 breed Bactrian camel chromosome 5, ASM4877302v1, whole genome shotgun sequence, the DNA window TGGCTCCTCCTCAGCCTTCCTCAGGGAGACTGCTGGGCTGGGCAAGGGCATGCTCTCTGGTTACCTACCCTGGTGATGGCTACTTTATCAGCTCCTTACTGATGGGATGCAGTTGTCTCCTGATGCTTGACATTGGAAGGAAGATGAGTCTCTTAACTGTCTCCAGAAGTGGTCTTCGTTCTGGGTTCCATACTGCATGTGGAGGAGGTGTCCCTGCACCATCTCTACCTAGGAGATCTGAGTCTTGGGCTGGTGGAATTCGgctatttttaaagtctatttgcTTAGGCTGCTTTTAGAGGTGGCATGGTTTCAGCTTGAATCCCATCTCCCCACTAATGTCCCACACCTCTACCCCAGGGCGTTCTCTCTCTGTGCTCTTAACTGTTTCTTTAGAATCAGATAACATACCTGCATTTTACTAttgttatgtgtatatatatatatatacaaatcttTATATATAGACATAAATCTATCTAttaatagatagataggtagatagttagatagatacaTCGATCTCCTGTTCTGGTCCACTGATGTACCTGTCTGTTCAGACTCTAGAATGAATCTTATCTCACTGAGCCCTgtactgtgctgggcactgaggatGGAAGATGGTAAGTGATGGCTCCTGGCTCTGTGGTGCTCACAGTCTGATGGGCGAGGCACACAAGTGAATGATCAGTACTATACAAGGTGAGAGTGTTATGGCTGAGAGCAGCCCGGGTTTTAGGGAGATGTAAGAAGGTACCTAACTCAGGCtttgggtggggagagagggtcaTAGAAATCTCCTGGAGATAGTGAGACTTGGACCAAGTCACAAAGGATGAAGGGAACCTCTGGGATAAAGGTGTGTCAGGAGACCTGGCCGAGGGGATCTCTTTCAGGCAGAGGCAACTGTGTGTGCAAAGAGCAGAGGTGAGAGGCAGTGTGACCAGTGGGGAACAGCGGGGTTCAGAGTGACTGGAGAGTTGAGTGTGAGTGTGTAACCTGTGTGAGAAGAGGCTGGAGAGGTGAGCAAAGTCCCGACTGGGAAGGACCTCGCTCCAGTGTTTGGACGCTGTACTCCACACTATGATGGATTCTTTGAAGGACTTGATGGGGAAGGTGCTGCCATACTTTGTAGAAAATATCAGTCTGGCAGCACATGGAGAATGGACTGGAGGGAGGTGAGTCTTGAGGCAGAAAAGCAGACAAGAAGCTGCTGTAGGGATCTGGGCTTGAAGTACGGTGCAATGAAGAGATGTGAGGAGTGTCTGAATGCAGAGTGGGAACTAATCACGAAGCAAGTGGTCTCGAGCAGAACTCAGGAATGTCGCGACCAGCTTTGACCCGTGGGTGGATATTAGACCATGGGTGATCTTACCTGGACACGTGGGGAACAGGGCGAATGGGTCACTGGGTCACCCACCGAGACGCTGATGATGAGTGCAGCGGCTGACGTTGCCAGCGAGCAGCATCCTGTTTGGTCCTCAGCCGTCTGGGAGGAGGTGCTAATATCATCATCCCACTGTTTAATTTAGGAGATCAAGGCTGTGAGAGGAAGACTCTTGGGCATCACACGGTGgcgccaggattcaaatccactCTGCTGGACCCCAAAGCTCACTTTCTTCACTCCCAGACTTGCAGGCTGTAGAGGacgggtggggctggagggaaaCTTGCCTCTGCGGCCTTTCAGTACGTGACAGTATTCATGTATTCAGTATTCATGGTGGAGGCCTCCCCAAAATTTTTCTTGGTtataattgaagtgtagttgaaaATCTGCTCTGCGGGAAATGGGACTTAAATTTTTTGGATTCTGGTTTAACTGCATTTATCTTCCCTCCTGCCATAGCCTTTAACAGGGTGGAGGTAGGGCCATGCTTATATCTGTAGAATcatggtttgttttatttatttattcacttatttatttttaatttttaattgaagcatagttgctatacaatattatatttgttataggtgtacaacatagtgattcccaatttttaaaggttatccctctatttatagttattgtaaaatattgactatattccccatgttgtataatatatccttgtagcttattttatacctgatagtttgtacctcttaatcccctacccctgtccGGTCCGTCTCCagtggtagccactagtttgttctctgtatctgtgagtctgcttcttttttgttatattcactagtttgttgtattttttagattccacgtgtaagtgatatcatacaatatttatcttcctctgtctgacttatctggAAGCAACcgaagtgtccatcaacagatgaatggataaagaagatgtggtataaatatacaatggaatactgctcaggcataaaaaaagaatgaaattttgccactcgcagcaatgtggatggacttggaggacattatgctaagtgaaataaaccatgGTACTATTGAAATATCCAGTCGGTCCTAAACTGTGTCAAATTCTTGTAAGTGAGAAGCAGGGCTGGGACTAGGGGAGGCTGAATCAGGCAAGTGCGGGGTCCACTTCTACCTTTCTGTAAAATTCTGATACTTTGTTCATCATAGATTGTTTTTGcactgattttgatttttttttaaaaaaattgcattaCAATTATTTACCTTGATGACTTGAGGGTTTTAGTGCCACCTTAAATTTTGCTCCCCAGGCAAGTGCCTCCTTTACCTCACCCCATTCCTGGCTCTGGAAAGAAGTATTACATGGATCCAAATATTCCCCACCCATCCCACCATTGTTATTTCTCTGCAGGTTTAAACAGATTCtatacatggaatattattcatttgTTGGAAAAAATGACTAGTTCAAATTGGTTATGCTCAGACCATGACCAGGCATGGGTCTAAAGACTggtaaataaataggaaattcaCCCTAACATTGGCTGTAAGAACAAACAGATTCTAATGGCAAACGCTCAGAGCAGCGTGTGGCTTGTTAGaggtgggcagagaaggaaactgacaaACTTGCGTTGTGTTACACCTCATCACATTGTATCAGGTCAAAAGAAATGTGCTTGCACTCAAAAATCCCTTTCTGACTAATCATTCTGCACCATCCGGACCAGTGTTTGGCCCAtatttctgtaaaggaccagatggTAAATGTTTTTGACTTCGCATCCCATGTGGTCTCCATTGCAGCTACTCAGCTCAGCCATTGTAACTAGAGACGACCAGAGACCACACTTAAATGTATGAGTGGCTTTGTTCCAGTAAAACCTTATTTATGAAAACAGGTGGCAGGCTGAAAGCGGGCcttagtttgctgacccctgatttGGACATTGAACTTTGAAGACACAAAGTGTAGTGTCGCACTGGGGTTGGGAGGGTCGCCTCCGAGGTCAGGTTGCTGGACTTATTTCTTGATTCTCCAGCTTCTTTGGGATCTTAGACAATTAACGTTCCAGTATCATTTTCTTCAACTGTACAATGGCAGTATTACCAGTATATACTTTGGAAGGTTTTTCTCAAGAATTGAGTCAAATGATACATGTGAAATATTTAGAATTATACCTGGAGCTTTATGAGAGCTCAAAAATATTGGTGCAGAGATCCAAAAAAGGGTTAAGCATTATGAAGGAAGTACTTGTAATACAGACTTGACTTTCTTTGCGGTTGGGAAAAGCACATTCTTTGTGCTTGAATGTGCTGGGAGGGCTGATCTTGGCAAGACCATGCAGGaaccctgagttccctcagggagTTCCTCAgggtttgttcttgtttttttgaagtgtagttaatttacaatgttagtttcaggtgtacaacaaagcaattcagttatacatatacatacacatacatatgcatattttcttttcagattcttttccattacatgttattacaagaaattgaatagagttcAGGGTTTTAGCTCAGGTCTCGTCTCCCTCTGGAAACTGGGTCCTGTCACTACTCTTTCCTGAATAAGTCCTGTATTTTTCCTTACAATGTGTAGCCAACCTCGAAATACTAATGATGGCTAACATGtattgaacatttattatgtCCCAAGCCctattctaagtgttttatatgtGTTACCACGTTTATGTTTCACCATAACCTTATGATTTAGGGTTTCTGGGTGCCAGGGTGTTATTATTTTCATCAGGAAACTGAAGTAGAGCAGGATCAGTCACACACtggaggtggaggcaggaggcatCTCAGGTAGGATGACTCCAGACAGCGTCCTCTCACCTGTTCACGTCCAGCTTTCCGTTCAGGTCCCAGCCCGAGCTCAGCCTTCTTCAcaaagccttttctttcttcGCTATGTAAGTGGAAGTCATTTGTAACTCTTGGAACTTTTCTAAGTCTTAATATTCACTTGGAACTTAATCAGCCTGTACTTCGAGTCAACTCTTCTTTTATTGGACTAtcagttaaatctttttttcttcctaatttgcCCAATTATTTTTGCTCATCTCCCTTATTAGTTTGGAATTACTTAGaagtacatttcttttttttttttaaattgaagtacagtcgatttacaatgctgtgttaatttctgggacACAGTGAAGTACATTTCTTTGTATCACCCATGTTGCCTGGCACGTAACATGGGCTcgacaaatgtttgttgaattgctTTGCTTTTGCTCAAGTGTTTACCTCTGGAAACAGAACTGGAAGCAGGAAGTTAATTGATAGATGTGCTATGTAGTCTCCTATATTTAGGTCAGCAACACCTGGTTATTTTTAACTGGGATGCTTATGTGTCGGAGCCATGCTTTATGCAGGAATTTACTGTCTAATGGGTTGCACATGTGAACCCCCTGTGGGGGGTCCCAGTGACCTTCGTTGTACAAGTCGGCTGGTGGGGGTTTGGGATTATGGTCCATGCCCATGGAGTGGAGCTGAGCTGATGGCCCCGTAGGTGGATGAATCTGAACACAGATAAACTTTGAATGAGTTTTGATCATTGcccaatgttctttttttttccttctaattttggTTAAAAAGTTCAAGAAAAGCAAATAACTCGTTAGACAGTATCTGTTTGGGGGTTAGCGTAGTCTTTGGGTAATTACTGGGattccttcattcttttgcaaTGGAAAGTGTTGTCAGGATTAAATATGATGGTTCAGAATCTATGGATGATCTCAGTTTGCTGTGTCTTTATCTCTTTAAACTCTAGCTGCCTTTTCACAGTGTAACCAATCCTTTCCATCACCTCTTTGGCTCTGTGACATGTCCCTAACAGACACCTGTTTTTTCACCACGTCCCTCAACTTCTGGTGTTTCTTCTAGGGCGGTGTACAGAACCTATTTGCCCTTTCCTGTgtgaaggaaagagagacagattactctttttttttcatgtaagtgttctctcatttttttcactCACAAGATACAGGGGAAAATTCAGTTATAATGTTCAAGATGAAGAGAAATAATTCAATTTCCTTTTAGACAAAAAGAAACCTTTATTTGTCACTAATGCATTCTATATCAGGTCTACTCAGAGCAGATCTTCTGAATGAAGGCGTGTTAATGtctctttcattttctgaatACCTGGTGTGGAAGGTGGCTGCGAGGATGAGGGAACATAATAAAGCATTTCTCCATACTTTTTTCAACTTGACTTTCCACAAACAACCTTTGAGTACATGTATACATacaggaatttgcattttaacctAATGGTATGGAGGACTGGTACAAAAACAGCGAGTAGTAACAAGTATGCGAGGAGAAGTTATAAAGTTGAATAGCTTATTAAGCCAGAAAAAGTAATTGGAAAGCCATTTGGGTAACCACAACTTTTAATCAATTCTACTCCCATGATGTCATTTACACTTAGGCAGTGACTGTCCCAACTTGAACTTTGATTCTGCCGATCAGGAGATGCTGACTTGTCTGGTGAGGCTTAGAGAAATGCTGAAGTGGGATTGCCAGGGGTCCCTTGAGATGAAGACTGAGGAGCAttctaacaaaaacaaaagccagtaaagtcattttaaaggaaatgggTCAGGCAATGAAGTTTGGCTCTGTGACAATGCCCGGTTACTAGCCATCTTTTGAGTATTCCAAGCCGCGGACCTATAATAATTGTTTCCTGCTATGGACTCGTGCCTGAGTCATGCAGAGAAGAGGCAATGAGAAAAATGCCTTGTGAGTCATGGAGAGTCCGGGGCAGTATTTAGGGACCGTGTAACAGAATGTGGCATAAGGTGGGGGGAGGACATTCTCTCCATTGCAGCAGAGTGACATCAGGGTAGGGTGACATGCGTACAGATGTGGCCAGGATGTTGGCACTGGCAGAAACTACAATGTAGCATGGTAGCTGGTGACAGTGGTGGGCTCCGCTGTGGTACAGCTTTGGCTTAGGACCTTTAACCAGTACCTGTAGGTGGTAGCACCCACCATGTGCTTTCGTGGTTTTTCCTGCTTATAAACCTTTGGAGTTGCATCACCACTGGCCAGGAAGACTGCCTGGGGTAGACAGTGAAGCAAATGGAAGGGTCACTCCATAGGGCAGCTGAGCATTCTGTGTTCCTGAGCACGCGGTTCCCCCAGGAGCCTCGTGGAGTGATGGTTGTTGGGGCAGGAGGGCTTTGAAGAGGGTGAGAGGACCCACATGGAACATAATGGTGGATTCATTTCAGCCAACTGATCAGCACATCAACAACTGCTTACTGACCCCTTACTAAGTGGCTAAATAACAGATCTAGTAAAAGACTGCTACCTTAATGTGACCCCGTTTCCTCTCCTGCAGGGATGCTCCCTGGGGAATGCTCTATGCCTGGCTTATCACTGTTTCCCTCCCTTGCTTCCCCAGCCTTTGCCCACTGGGACCCGTACTCGATCTGGCCAAGACTGTTGCAGACACCTTGTAACTCGCCCTCATCTTCAGTCTTACCTTCCCAAGTCCTGGTTCTGCTGTCACTTACCTTCCTGAAGCATGAATCCCAGTTCCTGTTACCAAGTTTGGTACCTAGATCCACAGTCACCCGGACCCGTGCCAGGGTCCTAGCCAGGGCTGAGACTCCTTGTCTCAGCTGGCGAGGCTTTTCTGCTTGGATTCGCACAGGCACAAATGAAGCCGATGCCGAGGCTGGAACAGCACAAGCTTCAGTCCACGGCCAAAGAACGAAGTGGGAACTTAGTCCACAAATCAACTTCTCAGTATTATTTGGGCTGAGACATCATACGTAGGAAGATAAAGGTGAAAGGGAGGAAACTGAgtaaaaagagggagaaatatCATGACTTACCTGAGAATAGGGTGTGGTTTTGACTGGGAACTGAGGCAACGCATTTTTTAGTTCTTGTATGGGCTTTTCCGGTTGTTGTCAAGGCAACCGTCAACTGCCATGGCAccggtgggtgtgtcatttagtatGTTAGTGTTACAGTAAGCGTGTaacgaggctcaaggtctactggaggtCAGGTCTTCCGCTATCTTGGTCTGTTCTGACCagttcttgttttttctctttgcattttccTCCTTCCATAATTGAGCCTGAAACCCAGATAAGAGCAGTTACTTTCCATtcaaggcaggggcaggaggtatGATTCTGGGGCAACAGCTTTGGTAGCATTCCCACTGATTTCCAAACTGCCAATGCATCTTCAACGTGGTGCCCAAAGATTCCTACCTTTTAATTCCACCTGTGTTCCCAGGCTCTGCTCTGACTGTTCTTAGGCTCCCATGCCCTCCCCCAAGTCCCATCCTGTAGTACCCCCCATAGGTCTATGGCAGGTGCTGCCCGACCACACCTCACATTTTCCTGTCTCCAGTCTTTACTGAAGTTCTTACACAGAAGACCTTCTCTTAGTCTTCCCGATTCCCCTTCTCTCACTTAAACTCAAAATCAACCTTTCTCCCCCCATACCTCTAAGAAAGTCAATTTATAGGGTTATTCTGATTCTTGTCCTATTGTATTAGAACTTGTTTTAACATGCATTTTTTATCAGACTGAGAGCTTGTGGATTCATCTTGTTTTATTCTCACAGTGCCCTGCAGAGTGACTTCCTTATAAGACAAGGCTAATTCAAGAACTATTTATGAAGCTGAATACACTGCCCCCCTCCTCGGTTTATAAGATGGGAAAGTATTAAGGTGCATGAAAGCAGAAGTTCATGTGCCCttttaataaaaacagacaaatcctGAAGATGAGAGTGTTGGGAAGAACCGTATACTGGCTGAAGGCATGAAAGAAATCTTGCCCATGGCATTCTCCAGAACAGCCATTTAAGGAAATTTACTGTCTATCTGTGCTCTGTTACAGGACAGAAAAACTACCAACGGAAATGATTACATTCCAAAATTTCAGCCAAAAAGTATCAACAGAAATGAATTGGCTGTTTTACGCCGGGGTTATCCTAGACGTGTAATGGCTAATGCCAGGTATGTGCAGGTGGGGTTTAGAGAGCTGTGCAGCGGAACCAGAGCATTAAACGACTTTATTCACTTTCTGGTTTGATAAATATTACACGGAAGTCAtcttcaagacttttttttttttttttttaaacagtaactAAAAACTTACCTGAAGAGAGCCCAGGGCTAAAGGCCAGATCATAAGATTATTCCAGGGGAGTTGCAAGCTCCTCCCACTCAGGGTCCTGCAGGGGCCTGGGCGGACACCTGGCTTTCCTCAGCTGTGTGCTGCTCGGGCAGGCTCAGGGGACCTACCAAGAGCTTTTTTATATTCTGAGAAAGGTCAAGAGAACCTGACTGCCTTCACTGTTCACCTCTAACAGGAAAGGGTGGTCTGTGCAGGGACAGACAATTAAGAGCAACCATTTCAAGTAAGCGTTCCACGGAGGACTGGTCCCTGACCGCCCCAAAGACACACGGCTGTTGGAAATATGTCTTTAGGTTGTCCTTTCTTAAGAGGCTGATGACAGCAGAAGTGTCCTTGAATTTGGCAGGTGGCTTGGGAACGTTCTGTCCAGGATGTGCTTCTATCATCCAGCTCAACGCAGAGGATGCTCCAGAGTAACCCTGATAACACAGTATCCTCTCTCCTCTGAGTCAGAGCCCTGACCGATGTGACAGGATGGGGAATTACCCAAGGACGAAATAACACTTTCCCCTTCGACTTTCAGAATACTCTCCTCTATCTAAAGTGATGTTTCACAGCTTAGTAAAAGGTTATAAATGGTGTAGGAATGAAAAAATCCTTGTCCTGGGCTGAGACGGCTGAGAGATGTAAAGTGCAAGGGAAATTTTGACCCGCTCAGACGCCGACAATCACCAGAAAGAAAAGGGGGTTAATAGTCATTTCCTGTTCTGTTCTAAAGAGGGCTTTAAATAGACAAGTGAGAGCtaaatttagcaaatattttaagtGGGAAGGATCCATGAAGGAAGTGCACAAAGGCCATGTGAGGTTCTGCTGTGGATACTTGCATCAGCAACGGGGAAGTGGCCTTGAGCCTTAGGTCAGTCCTGTGCCCAGAGTTCCTATataagcccccccccccccagcaggaGGCGGCATCAGACGTCCCTCACCTCCTGAGTCTCCGTCCTCCCCTCTCCTGAGTCCTCTCTGCTGACACTATGGGCTGCTGTGGTTGTGGTGGCTGCGGTGGTGGCTGCGGTGGTGGTGGCTGCggtggtggctgtggctgtggtggCTGCGGTGGTGGCTGTGGCGGCTGTGACAGCTGCACCTCGTACAGGTGCTACCGGGGCGGCTCCTgctgtggctgctgtgggggctgCTGTGGGGGCTGCTGCGGGAGCTGCTGCAACACCCCCGTGGTCTGCTGCTACCGCCGCACGTGCCGCCGCCACTCGTGTgactgcggctgcggctgcgggaAGGGCTGCTGTCAGCCGAAGTGCTGCTGTCAGCAGAGGTGCTGCAAGAGGCAGTGCTGCCACTAGGGGGCGGCTCCCGCCTCTGTCCCTGGACCTTTCTCTACCTCGTTCACCTGCCCCACCTGACATCATCTGGTTTTCTGAGACGTAACCATCTTGGGTTGTAACTTTGCTCCTGGATTTGGGTTCCTGTAATTTCTGCTTTGGGTATTTTCAGTTTTCCTCTCTGTATTTCCTTGAAGTCGATTAGCAAACATCCGAAACAGAAACCCGAGTACAGCCCGGCTCCTGGCGAAGGGCTGCCGTCCCTGGGCTCCTGGTGTTCTTTAGATGTGCTGTATACTGTTTTCCTTCCCATGTAAGTGCTTTGATCCCTGCCCCTTTTCTATCTCGTAGTCCTATTAATCAACAGCTGTTTTCTAAATTtcctaataaaataattaaatttatcatgtaaaaatttctctttgccTTTATTGTGGTGTGACCATGTTCCACCTCCCGGAAGATCTCAGTCTCTTAAAAGGCCCTTGGTGGAGAGACAGTGACAGTGGGGCCAGGAAGGACCATGAGAATAACTTTCCTGCTGTCACTGTCCCTGAACTCCAGTTACCAATGCAAACTGAGCACTCGAATGCATGGCTTTATCTGCAATTTGAGTTTTGCTTTGAGGTGACAGCTTCATTTAGAGATAGATCAATTTCCCTAATTCATTAAAAATCCTGTTTTATTCACAAAGAATCAATTCAAGCAAAATTTCAGAAACACATCTACTACCAAAATATAGATGATTAAATTTGCTTTAGATTTCCAGCTCCTGGGGCCATGTACTCTTCGCTGGGAGGGCAGGCTTCCACCCCTGCAGCCAGGCCCTTTCGTATTTCCTGCATATGCTCAGCCAGCAGGGCACGTTTAGAATTTTGCTATTGTTGGTTTAGCTTTTCCTTCCCCCTGACTACACAGAGCAATGCCATTGGGCGGTGCTAAATGAGTCAGCGTTGTTGCATGTCGTCTTTGTCTTAGTTTTCTTGCACCAGCCTTAGTCCTCACTGgttcttttcaaataaattgctgtttgcttttctgtttctgttcattTAACCTCGATTGGGGCATACTGTTAAGACTGAGGTTTCTTTTGAACTCATTTCAGATCTTACTCAATAACTTAGACTgagatttatgtttttgtttacttatttccattttttagatCATAAGCCTAGAGGAGCTTTCAGCAGCCATCCAATCTGTGGGCGTCCCTTCCTGATAGGAAAACCATTCTGTGGGTCAGATCTGTTCCTTTTGTGCCTAGAGGAGACTGGTCCTCAGTTAATCCTCGATAACCGTCATTCACTTTGAAGATACAAATTGAAATACAAATGATATTTTATGATTCAGGCCATGAGCAGTATTTAGaaggatttaaatattttagaagagCTTGCCTTCTGTTGACAATGTTCACTGAGAAACTCCTAGCTATAAACACAGGTCTAAAGGGCTGAGGACAGTTCAGAGATAGAGCAGATCCTGCCTAGGAGTGTTCGGGTGGGATGAATTGTACACAAATAACTATAATCCAAGGCCAAGTGTAATACCTGCCCTGGGCGTTTCCATCAGAGGTGAGAAGACAGGTCTTGAAAATACACAGAATGCTTTCACGGCACTGAATCTTGCGGCTCCTGTTCCCTGACTTTTCAGTGTAAGTTCTCTCTGTCACGCTTGGTCTGTTTTGCACCAGAGGGTGGCAGAGGC includes these proteins:
- the LOC141577753 gene encoding small cysteine and glycine repeat-containing protein 9-like, translated to MGCCGCGGCGGGCGGGGCGGGCGCGGCGGGCGGCDSCTSYRCYRGGSCCGCCGGCCGGCCGSCCNTPVVCCYRRTCRRHSCDCGCGCGKGCCQPKCCCQQRCCKRQCCH